In the genome of Patagioenas fasciata isolate bPatFas1 chromosome 12, bPatFas1.hap1, whole genome shotgun sequence, one region contains:
- the ZFAND6 gene encoding AN1-type zinc finger protein 6 isoform X2: MFIEEGKMAQETNRSQVPMLCSTGCGFYGNPRTNGMCSVCYKEHLQRQNSNGRISPPETSVSSITESLPVQCTESSAQETQSGLDSTSTPSMQPSPVSSQSLLTESVASSQPDSSAVDKTVPETEDLQASASENAEPTPEEQDKSLDKPKQKKNRCFMCRKKVGLTGFECRCGNVYCGMHRYSDVHSCSYNYKADAAEKIRKENPVVVGEKIQKI, encoded by the exons GTTTATAGAAGAAGGGAAAATGGCTCAAGAAACTAACCGTAGCCAAGTGCCTATGCTGTGTTCCACTGGTTGCGGATTTTATGGGAACCCTCGTACAAATGGCATGTGTTCAGTGTGCTACAAAGAACATCTTCAAAGGCAGAACAGTAATGGTAGAATTAGCCCTCCTG AAACTTCTGTCAGTAGTATAACCGAGTCCTTACCGGTTCAGTGCACAGAAAGCAGCGCCCAGGAAACTCAGTCAGGTTTAGATTCTACATCGACTCCGTCTATGCAGCCGAG TCCTGTGTCAAGTCAGTCACTTTTAACAGAGTCTGTAGCATCATCCCAACCGGATAGTTCAGCTGTGGACAAAACAGTTCCTGAGACAGAAGACTTGCAAG CTTCAGCATCAGAGAATGCAGAGCCTACACCTGAAGAGCAAGACAAGTCACTtgacaaaccaaaacagaaaaagaatcgTTGTTTCATGTGCAGGAAGAAGGTTGGACTTACTG GGTTTGAGTGTCGGTGTGGAAATGTTTACTGTGGTATGCACCGCTATTCAGATGTACACAGTTGCTCTTACAACTACAAAGCCGATGCTGCTGAGAAAATCAGAAAAGAGAATCCTGTAGTTGTTGGGGAAAAGATCCAGAAGATCtga
- the ZFAND6 gene encoding AN1-type zinc finger protein 6 isoform X3 has protein sequence MAQETNRSQVPMLCSTGCGFYGNPRTNGMCSVCYKEHLQRQNSNGRISPPETSVSSITESLPVQCTESSAQETQSGLDSTSTPSMQPSPVSSQSLLTESVASSQPDSSAVDKTVPETEDLQASASENAEPTPEEQDKSLDKPKQKKNRCFMCRKKVGLTGFECRCGNVYCGMHRYSDVHSCSYNYKADAAEKIRKENPVVVGEKIQKI, from the exons ATGGCTCAAGAAACTAACCGTAGCCAAGTGCCTATGCTGTGTTCCACTGGTTGCGGATTTTATGGGAACCCTCGTACAAATGGCATGTGTTCAGTGTGCTACAAAGAACATCTTCAAAGGCAGAACAGTAATGGTAGAATTAGCCCTCCTG AAACTTCTGTCAGTAGTATAACCGAGTCCTTACCGGTTCAGTGCACAGAAAGCAGCGCCCAGGAAACTCAGTCAGGTTTAGATTCTACATCGACTCCGTCTATGCAGCCGAG TCCTGTGTCAAGTCAGTCACTTTTAACAGAGTCTGTAGCATCATCCCAACCGGATAGTTCAGCTGTGGACAAAACAGTTCCTGAGACAGAAGACTTGCAAG CTTCAGCATCAGAGAATGCAGAGCCTACACCTGAAGAGCAAGACAAGTCACTtgacaaaccaaaacagaaaaagaatcgTTGTTTCATGTGCAGGAAGAAGGTTGGACTTACTG GGTTTGAGTGTCGGTGTGGAAATGTTTACTGTGGTATGCACCGCTATTCAGATGTACACAGTTGCTCTTACAACTACAAAGCCGATGCTGCTGAGAAAATCAGAAAAGAGAATCCTGTAGTTGTTGGGGAAAAGATCCAGAAGATCtga
- the FAH gene encoding fumarylacetoacetase gives MSFIQVDKDSDFPLQNLPYGVFSTKEEPRHRLGVAIGDQILDLSVIKHLFNGPALAKHQHVFDQPTLNAFMGLGRAAWMEARTCLQKLLSAGEPTLRDNVELRGRAFVPQASATMHLPAHIGDYTDFYSSRQHATNVGIMFRGKEDALMPNWLHLPVGYHGRASSVVVSGTPIRRPVGQMRPDNDKPPVFGACKRLDIELEMAFFVGPGNKYGEPIPISRAQEHIFGMVLMNDWSARDIQKWEYVPLGPFLGKSFGTTISPWVVTMEALMPFVLPNPVQDPKPLPYLQDKEPYTFDIKLFVAIKGEGMSMPATICRSNFKHMYWTMKQQLAHHSINGCNLRPGDLLASGTISGPEPESFGSMLELSWNGTKEIPLGRGQSRKFLQDGDEIILTGYCQGNGFRVGFGQCSGKILPALSDP, from the exons ATGTCTTTCATACAGGTGGACAAGGACTCGGATTTTCCTCTCCAGAATCTCCCATATGGGGTTTTCTCCACTAAGGAGGAG CCCAGACACAGGCTTGGGGTCGCAATTGGAGACCAGATTTTGGATCTCAGTGTCATTAAACATCTGTTCAATGGACCAGCTCTTGCCAAACATCAGCATGTCTTTGACCAG CCGACCCTGAACGCCTTCAtggggctgggccgggcggcGTGGATGGAGGCGAGGACTTGTCTGCAGAAGCTGCTGTCGGCCGGCGAGCCAACCCTGAGGGACAACGTGGAGCTGCGGGGAAG agcGTTTGTACCTCAGGCTTCTGCGACGATGCACCTGCCAGCCCACATCG GAGATTACACTGACTTCTATTCTTCACGCCAACATGCCACGAACGTTGGGATCATGTTCAGGGGGAAGGAGGATGCTTTGATGCCTAACTG GCTGCATTTACCCGTGGGTTATCACGGCCGGGCATCGTCCGTTGTGGTGTCCGGGACACCCATACGGAGACCTGTGGGGCAAATGAGACCTGATAACG ATAAACCTCCAGTGTTTGGTGCTTGTAAGCGTCTGGATATTGAGTTAGAAATG GCATTCTTTGTAGGTCCTGGCAACAAGTATGGGGAGCCAATTCCTATCAGCAGAGCACAGGAGCACATCTTTGGGATGGTCCTGATGAACGATTGGAGCG CCCGTGACATCCAGAAATGGGAATATGTTCCTCTGGGTCCGTTCCTGGGCAAGAGCTTTGGCACAACCATCTCTCCTTGGGTGGTCACGATGGAAGCTCTTATGCCATTCGTGCTGCCAAACCCTGTCCAG GATCCCAAACCACTGCCCTACCTTCAGGATAAAGAGCCCTACACTTTTGACATCAAGCTCTTCGTTGCTATTAAGG GAGAAGGAATGAGCATGCCAGCGACCATATGCAGATCCAATTTCAAG caCATGTACTGGACCATGAAACAGCAGCTGGCTCATCATTCCATCAACGGGTGCAACCTCAGACCTGGAGATCTCCTGGCTTCTGGCACCATCAGTGGACCC GAGCCGGAGAGCTTCGGCTCCATGCTGGAGCTGTCCTGGAACGGAACCAAAGAAATCCCTCTCGGCAGGGGACAGTCTCGTAAATTCCTGCAGGACGGAGACGAAATCATTTTGACAG